In Tubulanus polymorphus chromosome 2, tnTubPoly1.2, whole genome shotgun sequence, a single window of DNA contains:
- the LOC141900317 gene encoding uncharacterized protein LOC141900317, which yields MAPTTSTTSDHENRNSDGLIWTIEQEISLFHAMRKHKPVGVTRHFQMACLHDKMNHSVVNNKTISTKDIWSHLRKMYDLAALNESEITPFPNKQVDFALPSTEFGNLMRVKGDNNAQNIQDTAGKMDKSDKPAKSVIEKYEKLSKSSSKSSLSTSVKTSTPDNSPKRKRTRQTPNPSPAVGKDEPTPKRLRRT from the exons ATGGCGCCCACTACAAGTACAACAAGCGATCACGAAAACAGGAACAGCGATGGATTAATTTGGACGATCGAACAAgaaataagtttatttcatgCAATGAGAAAGCATAAACCAGTTG gTGTAACCCGTCACTTTCAAATGGCTTGTCTCCATGATAAAATGAACCACAGCGTTGTTaacaataaaaccatatctacCAAAGATATTTGGAGTCATTTACGAAAAATGTATGATTTAGCGGCATTG AATGAATCAGAAATCACTCCATTTCCGAATAAGCAAGTAGACTTCGCCCTTCCTAGTACTGAATTTGGTAATTTAATGCGAGTGAAAGGTGACAATAATGCTCAGAATATTCAAGATA CTGCGGGAAAGATGGATAAAAGTGACAAACCGGCCAAAAGTGTCATCGAAAAATACGAAAAACTTTCGAAATCGTCGTCAAAATCGTCGCTTTCAACATCGGTAAAAACGAGTACGCCGGACAATTCACCGAAGCGCAAACGAACGCGTCAGACTCCGAACCCAAGTCCTGCCGTCGGTAAAGATGAACCGACTCCTAAACGTTTGAGACGGACTTGA
- the LOC141898719 gene encoding regulator of G-protein signaling 22-like — MKTQQSSTQCRVIKVFIDPPDIELEDFEDALATDELFVEYFNYYLSLPCFHEKLLFNKDTGGFEVVNNARKELSKKIKTAVRSQKRRNRIYRPVKKHSYIDIPLIPIEDVPAPPAEEIDTTFTVQALNKEQGIEWIKKERLPSFLESDCYMEYRLAKLVSQSKLYGKNGEIVTMRIHDIPRPRKPRNSEIEAKREASEREKLIKDCYVSMGNASSTETEVWVSQARLQQKSYTITTSSIRPSSAVQPSAFRRVNSARPKSAFSLVESSRDSGYSSPTKSLMGSYATMGSRSLSDMSEEMSSSRVFEQVKPLTPRPSETVCVTAEDDISAQANHSLIFLEPQNVVGTGDTDADDEDDEEETLPKLAEEEQSSDTEADAEVANVTAVTNKPKSVSFDRPAKKKVTIAEPEPQLGEAEPELERFDITNADLNDPHLFFNIDDLGAVIVGTVLKFSISKLTGFDAGTVAKLKQVRTVFPDPKYKNFTYDDLDQSSYCQIDLVQALKLGRETVQSKQVSIMKGKKADSDEDSLLDSEEDFEEDQDLFFRRHKVKHYELTNRKGIQQFVKFLKGKLGDRCWNFWIDIDKARFMSTEEEKNLYMISMREKFHNTGSLLELPNEMKVCLGLCEPSNWTIEKLLNVQSKMAESLVLYWGPRFLLKQNLDSDEKASQLVKKLVQPSKIGHHSYPNPPVATLLPLRPKTCAPRIRNGIDITAKKPDVVITDAIKVPSNHQAMPDVPKTAPLTGLKRKYHPSSLDFARNWIPGQKPQPPKTEAMKKKPFDDERSLISPALRSDAGTIPAYTPSLRPSSAYSASVSQKGRFTNQDYETQSSRRKNSGVPSHHSSRPSSAPSHPSKEPTQESSVFFGGVRLEAMLQALGNEGKSGAFFKKYVSATGNQIWCNCLDFWNELQNYHQMFYHDVIDQFHLEKKSQAIYSRYVVDGADRPINCDPDVKKDIAQQILPPYEELFDRAEEYVLTVLHEAWQQINSVDSATFEKIELIEIKRHLETKNKYVLNLQRSGLIRQRSITPEDPMEGYEDPVYDPSLFDRIPPEFHEFTLDKLVYNRIELEHFRQFLAENYASMDLMCWMDIEAFRRIPHTEELRRDAKAKDIRAKYLTKKYFFGPNSPAGKAGQEKVMAAGGGWGKLLQERPPTQVMLDTQKYVGMRLEKKWLPLFLITEEFAERQKPSVGMDDVVDDVLLQRKKKSAAVMKMLESKWVSSSKDIITFRKALNNPMTSLQFRRYVSIKGDSLENDVLFWLEVQRYKDLHHQHSEEVDIFTKVNAIINCFIDSQIPPSLQIDIPEEQAEKILDKRKECGPYLFREAQLTVFRILFGHWNDFSNYRSNLTADKVLPTIERQRRRAKLRQRAENKHLEELKEKEELERARKERDEDTFADPFGEDREDEGDKSGKEKLSWTYSQYLQALDQEETLNNVDESTFSTVSEQMQIAASVKSSQVDQMSSVINEKKNSRGLTSPSGSKRSSVHTARRSSTSRKLSGPLQA, encoded by the exons atgaagacgcaACAATCGTCAACGCAGTGTCGTGTCATCAAAGTTTTCATAG ATCCACCAGATATCGAATTAGAAGATTTT GAAGATGCCCTCGCAACTGATGAATTATTCGTTGAATACTTCAACTATTACCTATCCTTGCCG TGTTTTCATGAGAAGCTGTTGTTCAATAAGGACACCGGGGGATTTGAGGTGGTCAACAATGCCAGGAAAGAGCTGTCCAAAAAGATCAAGACAGCTGTGAGGTCACAGAAACGTCGTAATCGAATTTACCGACCCGTAAAGAAACATAGTTATATAGACATTCCACTGATTCCTATTGAAGATGTTCCTGCTCCACCTGCTGAAGAAATTGATACCACATTCACTGTTCAG GCTTTGAATAAGGAACAGGGAATAGAATGGATCAAGAAAGAAAGGTTGCCATCATTCCTGGAAAGTGACTGCTATATGGAGTACCGTCTAGCCAAACTCGTGTCTCAATCCAAACTATATGGCAAAAATGGAGAAATAGTGACGATGAGAATTCATGACATTCCCCGTCCAAGAAAACCACGTAATAGCGAAATTGAGGCGAAGCGTGAAGCTTCAGAACGTGAAAAATTAATCAAGGACTGTTATGTTTCAATGGGTAATGCTTCCTCCACTGAAACTGAAGTGTGGGTTTCTCAAGCAAGATTACAGCAGAAGTCATATACAATTACAACCTCTTCTATCAGGCCCAGCAGTGCTGTACAGCCATCAGCCTTCCGTCGAGTGAACAGCGCTAGACCAAAAAGTGccttttctttagttgaaaGTTCACGTGATAGTGGCTACAGCAGTCCGACAAAAAGTCTCATGGGAAGTTATGCTACAATGGGAAGCAGAAGTCTATCAGATATGAGTGAAGAAATGTCTTCGAGTCGGGTGTTTGAACAGGTGAAACCATTGACCCCTCGGCCTTCGGAAACAGTTTGTGTAACGGCAGAAGATGATATTTCTGCACAGGCCAACCACAGTCTAATATTCCTCGAGCCACAAAATGTTGTTGGAACTGGCGATACCGATGcagatgatgaagatgatgaggAAGAAACTCTGCCAAAATTGGCGGAAGAGGAGCAAAGCAGCGATACAGAAGCTGATGCTGAAGTTGCAAATGTTACAGCTGTGACAAACAAACCAAAATCAGTTTCTTTCGACCGGCCTGCAAAAAAGAAGGTAACCATAGCTGAACCTGAACCACAACTCGGCGAAGCAGAGCCGGAACTTGAAAGATTTGATATTACAAATGCTGATCTCAATGACCCTCACTTGTttttcaatattgatgatttgGGTGCAGTTATTGTCGGTACTGTGCTTAAATTTTCAATCTCAAAGCTTACTGGATTTGATGCGGGAACTGTAGCTAAATTAAAACAAGTAAGAACTGTTTTTCCTGATCCTAAATACAAGAATTTTACGTACGATGACTTGGATCAATCGTCATACTGTCAGATCGACTTAGTCCAGGCTTTAAAACTTGGACGTGAGACTGTGCAGTCGAAACAGGTGTCAATTATGAAAGGAAAAAAAGCTGATAGCGACGAAGACAGTCTACTCGATAgtgaagaagattttgaaGAAGACCAGGACTTATTCTTCAGGCGACATAAAGTAAAACATTATGAACTGACGAATCGTAAAGGAATTCAAcagtttgtgaaatttctgaaAGGCAAACTTGGAGATAGGTGCTGGAATTTCTGGATTGATATAGATAAAGCTAGATTCATGAGTACAGAAGAGGAAAAGAACCT GTACATGATATCAATGAGAGAAAAGTTTCATAATACTGGTTCACTGCTCGAACTTCCAAATGAGATGAAAGTATGTTTAGGACTATGCGAACCTTCAAATTGGACAATTGAAAAGTTACTGAATGTTCAGAGTAAAATGGCAGAATCATTAGTGCTTTATTG GGGTCCGCGGTTTTTGTTGAAGCAAAACTTAGATTCGGATGAGAAAGCTAGCCAATTGGTTAAGAAGTTAGTCCAACCTAGTAAAATCGGCCATCACTCTTATCCAAACCCACCAGTTGCCACATTACTACCACTCAGACCGAAGACATGTGCTCCCCGTATTCGCAATGGTATAGATATCACTGCCAAAAAGCCTGATGTTGTTATTACAGATGCTATTAAG GTGCCTTCAAATCATCAAGCGATGCCAGATGTCCCTAAAACTGCACCCCTTACGGGTTTGAAACGTAAATATCATCCATCTTCATTGGACTTTGCTAGAAACTGGATTCCGGGACAAAAGCCTCAGCCTCCTAAAACAGAAGCAATGAAGAAGAAACCATTCGACGATGAGAGAAGTTTAATCTCGCCAGCATTAAGAAGTGATGCTGGTACAATTCCTGCTTACACCCCGTCACTTCGGCCATCAAGTGCCTATAG TGCTTCGGTGTCTCAGAAAGGCAGATTTACGAACCAAGATTATGAAACACAATCTTCGCGCAGGAAAAACTCAGGGGTGCCAAGTCATCACAGTAGCCGTCCGTCATCAGCGCCATCACATCCGTCCAAAGAACCGACCCAGGAAAGTTCCGTTTTCTTCGGCGGTGTAAGGCTGGAAGCTATGTTGCAAGCATTAGGAAATGAAGGAAAATCTGGTGcttttttcaagaaatatgTCTCTGCAACTGGAAATCAG ATATGGTGTAATTGTCTGGATTTCTGGAACGAGCTCCAGAATTATCATCAGATGTTTTACCATGATGTCATCGACCAATTCCACCTCGAAAAAAAATCTCAG GCAATATATTCCCGATATGTGGTGGATGGAGCCGACCGTCCAATAAATTGTGATCCAGATGTTAAAAAAGACATTGCTCAACAAATTCTCCCTCCATACGAGGAACTTTTTGACCGCGCGGAAGAATATGTGCTCACTGTTTTACATGAAGCTTGGCAGCAGATAAATTCAGTTGATTCGGCTACATTTGAAAAG attgaattgattgaaatcaAACGACATTTGGAAACCAAAAACAAGTATGTCCTGAACCTTCAGCGAAGTGGCCTTATACGACAG AGAAGCATCACTCCTGAAGATCCGATGGAAGGTTATGAAGACCCTGTGTATGATCCAAGTTTGTTTGACAGGATCCCCCCTGAATTTCATGAATTCACACTCGATAAACTTGTCTACAATCGCATTGAGTTGGAACATTTCCGTCAATTCCTGGCCGAGAATTACGCAAGCATGGATCTCATGTGCTGGATGGACATCGAAGCATTTCGAAGGATTCCCCACACCGAGGAATTGCGCCGGGATGCTAAAGCTAAAGATATTCGTGCCAAATATTTGAcgaagaaatatttcttcgGACCAAACAGCCCTGCTGGGAAAGCTGGTCAAGAGAAG GTCATGGCAGCTGGTGGTGGATGGGGAAAATTGTTACAAGAGCGTCCCCCTACTCAAGTAATGCTTGATACTCAGAAGTATGTCGGAATGAGATTAGAAAAGAAATGGTTACCATTGTTCCTCATTACGGAGGAATTTGCCGAACGCCAGAAGCCATCGGTTGGAATGGATGATGTCGTAGATGATGTTTTACTTCAACGCAAGAAGAAATCTGCTGCGGTTATGAAG atGCTTGAAAGTAAGTGGGTGTCTTCATCTAAGGACATTATAACATTCAGGAAGGCTTTGAATAATCCGATGACGTCGCTTCAGTTCCGACGTTATGTTTCAATCAAAGGAGATTCTTTGGAAAATGATGTTCTTTTCTGGCTAGAAGTGCAGCGATACAAG GATCTTCACCACCAACATTCTGAAGAGGTTGATATATTCACGAAAGTTAATGCCATTATCAATTGTTTCATCGATTCACAAATTCCCCCGAGTCTACAAATTGATATACCAGAAGAGCAAGCAGAGAAAATTCTTGATAAACGAAAGGAATGCGGCCCATACTTATTTAGAGAGGCTCAG CTGACTGTCTTCCGAATTCTATTTGGTCACTGGAATGATTTCAGCAACTACCGCAGCAATTTGACGGCTGATAAAGTTTTGCCAACGATAGAACGTCAGCGACGGAGAGCGAAATTACGCCAGAGGGCTGAAAATAAACATCTTGAAGAACTAAAAGAAAAG GAAGAGCTTGAGCGAGCTCGGAAAGAAAGGGATGAAGATACATTTGCGGATCCATTTGGTGAGGACAGAGAAGATGAAGGTGATAAGTCTGGCAAAGAAAAACTGTCTTGGACATATTCTCAGTACCTGCAAGCTTTGGATCAGGAAGAAACATTGAATAATGTCGATGAGAGCACTTTCAGTACAGTATCGGAGCAAATGCAAATTGCAG CATCTGTGAAGAGCAGTCAAGTTGACCAAATGTCATCAGTGATTAATGAAAAGAAGAACAG TCGAGGTTTGACATCGCCAAGTGGTAGCAAACGATCAAGTGTACATACTG CCAGAAGATCAAGCACATCGAGAAAACTATCCGGCCCTCTTCAAGCATAG